In Mangifera indica cultivar Alphonso chromosome 1, CATAS_Mindica_2.1, whole genome shotgun sequence, a single genomic region encodes these proteins:
- the LOC123194624 gene encoding eukaryotic translation initiation factor 3 subunit G-like, producing MATATELALQPKTRWSDVADDNVDNTVEEAFLPPTKVIGPDKDGIKTVIEYKFNDEGKIVRVTTRSRVRKIKTVVNGRVLERRSWAKFGDAVNQDAGARLTVTSTEDVFLERPKAPGSIPEEIKAGGDSLGQKGGATLMVCRNCGKKGDHWTARCPYRDLAAQVEAANEANPNAAAATSSGTAKAAYIPPSKRGGASSSSVKGSDMKRINNEHEVRVSNLSQDASEADLRDLFEFFGPLTRVHIVCDRATGLSRGFGFVNFVNMEDAVRAIQKLDGYGYDNLILQVEWAPSRSK from the exons ATGGCAACAGCTACAGAACTTGCTTTACAACCAAAGACACGGTGGTCTGACGTCGCTGATGATAATGTTGATAATACTGTCGAGGAAGCCTTTCTTCCTCCCACTAAGGTGATAGGCCCTGACAAAGATGGAATCAAGACAGTGATTGAATACAAGTTCAACGATGAAGGAAAGATCGTCAGGGTCACCACCCGTTCCAGGGTGAGAAAAATCAAAACGGTTGTCAATGGACGAGTTCTTGAGCGGAGGTCGTGGGCAAAATTCGGCGACGCCGTGAATCAGGACGCCGGCGCTAGGCTTACTGTCACTTCTACTGAGGACGTTTTCCTTGAAAGGCCCAAGGCTCCAG GAAGCATTCCTGAGGAAATCAAGGCTGGAGGAGACTCTCTGGGGCAAAAAGGTGGGGCTACGCTCATGGTTTGCCGCAATTGTGGCAAAAAAGGTGACCATTGGACTGCCAGGTGCCCTTACAGGGACCTTGCTGCACAAGTGGAAGCTGCCAATGAAGCAAACCCAAATGCAGCAGCAGCAACATCTTCTGGGACTGCTAAGGCTGCTTATATTCCTCCAAGTAAGCGAGGAGGAGCTTCAAGCAGCAGCGTTAAAGGATCAGACATGAAAAGAATTAATAATGAACATGAGGTTAGAGTCAGCAACCTCTCTCAAGATGCTTCTGAAGCTGACTTGCGAGATCTCTTCGAATTTTTTGGCCCGCTCACTCGTGTTCATATCGTCTGTGATCGTGCAACTGGTTTAAGCAGAGGTTTTGGCTTCGTGAATTTCGTCAACATGGAAGATGCTGTGAGAGCTATTCAAAAGCTTGATGGCTATGGCTATGACAACCTCATCCTCCAAGTTGAGTGGGCGCCATCAAGATCAAAATAG
- the LOC123212525 gene encoding CASP-like protein 5B2, translating into MKELIGSPGKVSGLVLRLGQCGFAAASIGVMASASGFSSYTAFCYLIASMGLQMLWSFGLACLDIYALRRSRDLQNPVLVSLFVVGDWVTALLSLAAACSSAGVTVLYAKDVNFCREQPHLPCSRFEISVVLAFITWALIAISSHVMFWILASV; encoded by the exons atgaaggaGCTGATTGGGAGTCCAGGGAAAGTGAGTGGGCTAGTATTGAGATTAGGGCAATGTGGATTTGCAGCTGCTTCTATTGGAGTCATGGCCTCTGCTTCTGGCTTCTCTAGCTACACTGCTTTCTG CTATTTGATTGCGTCAATGGGGCTTCAAATGCTGTGGAGCTTTGGACTTGCATGCCTTGATATTTATGCTTTAAGGAGGAGTAGAGACCTTCAAAATCCTGTCCTAGTCAGCCTGTTTGTTGTAGGCGATTGG GTGACAGCACTGTTATCACTTGCGGCTGCATGTTCATCAGCAGGAGTAACCGTTCTGTATGCGAAAGATGTGAATTTTTGCAGGGAACAACCTCATCTTCCATGTAGCAGGTTTGAGATTTCAGTAGTTTTGGCTTTCATCACCTGGGCTTTGATTGCCATATCGTCTCATGTGATGTTCTGGATCTTAGCTTCGGTTTAA
- the LOC123224254 gene encoding wall-associated receptor kinase-like 20 yields the protein MKKRVLKMLILIATLLSCTMFALAVVRCRDCGRTPVPYPLSTSPDCGDQTYKIRCTAGTLWFDAVNKSAYMITDINPLTQRMVIRPADLAGETCIASDMATEGIQLDDNLPFNITSSNTILLLNCSEGMLQLQQAPINCSSNSICHSYIYNNAPPCMSTSLCCVFKTGGSQNSYAVKVNMNGGCSAYQSFVNLDTHWVPKKMWPVPGMELEWELPQEPTCKLPIDCKPLLHSKCLVDPMNYEQKRCFCNSGFNWDAANGLCQRAKCRHGRGCKHQKKQKMLIAVMVATLGGISLVIMIGVLVLKRNQRMNQEAQKSVIRKREEMLMAKNHGKSSKIFTGKEIIRATNNFSKDNLIGSGGFGEVFKGTLDDGTMTAIKRAKLGNTKGTDQILNEVRILCQVNHRCLVRLLGCCVELDQPLMVYEYIPNGTLFDHLHCHFNGKWAPLPWRLRLLIAHQTAEGLAYLHSAAVPPIYHRDVKSSNILLDEKLNAKVSDFGLSRLVEMTENNDSHIFTTAQGTLGYLDPEYYRYFQLTDKSDVYSFGVVLLELLTSKKAIDFNREEENVNLVVYMKKILDEERLMDVVDPVLKETASNLDLGTMKALGLLAAACLDERRQNRPSMKEVADEIEYIISIATGKASAES from the exons ATGAAGAAGAGGGTGCTCAAAATGTTGATCCTCATTGCGACATTGCTATCCTGCACAATGTTTGCTTTGGCTGTGGTACGTTGTCGGGACTGTGGACGCACTCCTGTGCCATATCCGCTAAGCACCAGTCCAGATTGTGGTGATCAGACCTACAAAATTCGATGCACTGCAGGCACTCTTTGGTTTGATGCTGTCAACAAATCAGCCTACATGATCACAGATATCAATCCATTAACCCAGCGGATGGTTATCAGGCCTGCTGACCTCGCGGGTGAGACTTGCATTGCAAGTGATATGGCAACTGAAGGCATTCAACTTGATGATAATCTCCCATTTAACATCACAAGTAGTAACACTATTTTGCTACTCAACTGTTCGgaagggatgttacagttgCAACAAGCGCCTATAAATTGCTCATCAAATAGCATATGTCACAGCTATATTTACAACAATGCACCGCCCTGTATGAGCACATCATTGTGCTGTGTGTTTAAGACTGGTGGTTCACAGAATTCGTATGCGGTAAAGGTGAATATGAATGGCGGATGTTCTGCTTATCAGAGCTTTGTGAACTTGGACACCCATTGGGTGCCTAAGAAGATGTGGCCTGTCCCTGGAATGGAGCTAGAGTGGGAGTTGCCACAGGAACCAACGTGCAAGCTCCCAATAGATTGCAAACCCTTATTACATTCAAAATGCCTGGTTGATCCCATGAATTATGAGCAGAAAAGGTGCTTTTGCAATTCTGGGTTTAATTGGGATGCTGCCAATGGATTGTGCCAAC GAGCAAAATGTCGACATGGGCGAGGCTGTAAAcatcaaaagaaacaaaagatgcTAATTGCTG TAATGGTTGCCACACTGGGTGGAATTTCACTTGTCATCATGATAGGAGTTCTAGTGTTGAAACGAAATCAGCGCATGAACCAAGAAGCTCAAAAGAGTGTAATCAGGAAGCGTGAAGAGATGTTAATGGCCAAAAACCACGGAAAATCTTCCAAGATTTTCACTGGTAAAGAAATAATAAGAGCAACCAACAACTTCTCCAAAGATAACCTCATAGGATCTGGAGGGTTTGGGGAGGTCTTCAAAGGCACTCTTGATGATGGAACCATGACAGCCATCAAACGTGCCAAGCTAGGCAACACCAAGGGCACTGATCAAATCCTCAACGAGGTCCGAATTCTTTGCCAGGTGAACCATAGATGCCTAGTGAGACTTCTTGGTTGCTGCGTCGAGCTTGATCAGCCCTTAATGGTTTATGAGTACATTCCCAATGGAACACTCTTTGATCACCTACATTGTCACTTTAATGGTAAATGGGCTCCCCTGCCTTGGCGTCTTCGCCTTCTCATTGCCCACCAGACTGCTGAAGGTCTAGCTTATCTCCACTCAGCTGCAGTGCCGCCCATTTATCATAGAGATGTGAAATCAAGTAACATTCTACTTGATGAAAAACTTAATGCTAAAGTTTCTGACTTTGGGCTCTCCAGGCTGGTTGAAATGACAGAAAACAATGATAGTCATATTTTCACTACTGCTCAAGGAACCCTTGGTTATCTTGACCCTGAATATTACCGGTATTTTCAACTTACCGATAAGAGTGATGTTTATAGCTTCGGGGTTGTGTTGCTTGAGCTGTTGACATCAAAGAAGGCTATAGATTTcaacagagaagaagagaatgTGAACCTGGTGGTTTATATGAAGAAGATTTTGGATGAAGAGAGGTTGATGGATGTTGTTGATCCTGTTCTCAAGGAGACAGCTTCCAACTTAGACTTGGGAACAATGAAGGCATTGGGGTTACTTGCAGCGGCTTGTTTGGATGAGCGAAGGCAGAATCGGCCTTCAATGAAAGAAGTTGCTGATGAGATTGAGTACATAATTAGTATTGCTACGGGGAAAGCTTCTGCTGAAAGCTAG